In the genome of Paracholeplasma manati, the window ACAGCAAAAGTGCTATTTGTCATCTTCGCAGTGATGATCTTTATACTGTCTAAATTTGAGCACAGCGTCGCGAATATGGCGTACGTCTTTATCGGTGGACAACTCACCCTTAAAACGATACTTTACTTAACCATCATGGTCATCGGTAATGGCATCGGTGCGATGTTGTTATGCAAAATAGATCATAGTATTGAAAAATTAGATCTCAAAGACTAAAGCGACCTTTTGGTCACTTTTTTCTCTTTTTGGTTTTAAATAAACCCTTTTTCTAGTACACTTATAAGTGTAGTGCTGGAGGAGGGATGAGATGAAATTTGCATTGTTATATGACAAAATCAAAGAATCAGCCGTTGCGATTTTGCCGGTATCAGCCATCATCCTCATCATCAGTCTTTCCATCGGCGTTGATACTGATGACATCCTTCATTTCGCCATTGGGGTGGTATTATTGATCCTCGGATTAGCCATCTTTCAAATTGGGGCGTTCGCCTCGATGGTGTCGATTGCTGAAGACATAGGGATTTATATCACCAAGCGAAAAAAACTGGGATTATTCATTTTGATTGCATTTTTGGTGGGGTTTATGATTACCATAGCCGAACCTGCACTCTGGGTGTTGGGCGACCAATTTAAAGCGGTCATCCCACAAAATGTGTTGATATTCACGGTTGCGATTGGTGTTGGATTCTTCGTGATTTTGGCATTGTTTCGTATATTATTTCAAGTGCCTTTAAGGGCATTGTTCATAGGGTCATACGGGGTATTATTCATCATCGCGATTGCGGTCTCGATGAGCAGTCCTGACTTTATCCCCATCGCGTTTGATTCTGGTGGGGTAACCACTGGTCCCATGGCGGTGCCATTCATCATGGCTTTGGGTTTTGGTATATCCCATGCCCGTGGTGACCGTGCATCGGAATTGGATGCCTTTGGGTTGATTGGGATTGCTTCGATTGGCCCAATCTTGAGTGTGTTGATTTTAGGGTTGTTCTATCAACCAAGCGCGCCAATGGTGGATACCAGTTCAACCTTGCTCGATTATTTCTTAAGCAATTTAATTCAAATGGCGATTGCGATATTGCCGTTTATACTGTTTTTCGTCGTATTTCAATTGGTGGCTTTCAAGTTATCAAAAAACCGCGTAATCAAGATTTTTGTGGCTTTCTTCTATACGTATATCGGCTTGGTTTTGTTTCTGACTGGAGCCAATGGTGGACTCGTGAATATTGGCGGGTACATTGGTGCTTATTTCGCAGAAAATTTAGTCATGTTTTTAATACCAATCGGGATGGTTTTTGGCTTCATGGTGGTTTCAGCCGAACCATCGGTTGTCGCGCTCAATCACCAAGTTGAAGAAGTATCTGCAGGTGCGATTAGTCGTAAATTGATGATGATTGCGTTGTCTTCAGGGGTAGCGTTGGCCATTGGATTCGCATTATTAAGGGTGGTTACAGGCATCAGCATCTGGTGGATCATTCTACCGGGTTATGTGATAGCTTTATCTTTAACATTTGTGTCACCACCGATATTTTCTTACATTGCATTTGATTCTGGTGGGGCCGTTTCTGGTGCCATGACTTCCGCATTTCTAATGCCACTGGCTTTAGGAGCTTCTAGCGCTATTGAAGGGTTAAACCCTCTAACCGATGCGTTCGGTTTGGTCGCGTTGGTTGCCTTAGCACCACTCATTACCATCCAAATATTAGGGATCATTGCGAAGCGAAAGACAGCCCATCGTGTGGTTGTATCCGTGGAAGATGAAATCATCGATTTGAAAGGAGCACGTTCATGAAATTACTCATTACCATCGTTGCCAAAGGTAAAGCCGATGCGGTAGCGAAAATCGTTCATCAAGGAATGATTCATTTTCAAACCACCATGTTGGGTGTGGGCACAGCCCCAAGTGAAATCATCGACATCTTATGTATGGGTAATCCAGACAAAGAAGTCTTGTTTTCGATGATTGATGATCAAGACGTTAATCCAATTTTCGATGATTTAAATGAGACATTGGATTTCACAAATTCACACATTGGCGTAGCGTTTACCGTCGATGTCGATTCAATTGGGAAATTGGGTTACGATTTCCTGTACCAAATGGAGGGGGAATAAGTATGATGGATGCACAATCGGTGATTCTATTCATCTGTAATCATGGTTATGCCTATGATGCCATGGCAGAAGCGAGAAAAGCGGGTGCCCGTGGGGGAACCATCATCCATGGCAGAAGTAGTGTGTCTACAGAAAAACAAAAATTCTTTGGGATTACCATTCATTCTGAAAAAGATATTTTAATGGTCGTATGCAAAGAAACACAAAAAAATGATTTAATGAGAGCCATGACTTCAAAGTATGGGGTAAGTACCCAAGCCAGAGGTTTGTGTTTCTCGATGAAAGTTGAAGATTCGATTGGATTTAGTTTCGAACCCTTAGACTTCAAGGTAGAATAAAGAAGACCCCCTACCTCAATTTTGGGTCGAACTAAAGAAAGGTTTATACAATTATGTCAACATTGTGGTTTGCAATCAACGCCATTATGCCGATTGTCCTATTGATCGTTCTCGGTTATGGGTTGATGCGGGTCCATTTTTTCGATGAGAAATTCTTGAAAATGGCGAATCGATTTGTGTTTTTTATTGCCTTGCCTGTTTTATTAGCGAAGAATATTTATGATGTTAGGTCGATTGATCAAATTGAGTTTGGCATTGTGATGATTGCCCTTGTAGGGATATTCTTATTGTTTTTAATCGGTTTAGGTATTGTGATTTGGTTGGTCCCTAAGGATGAACGAAAAGGTGTGGTCTTACAGTGTTTGTTTAGATCCAATTTCGCCATCATTGGCTTGCCTCTCGCAACCTCATTGGGCGGGGGAGAAGCCGCTGCACTGGTGTCCATTCTAGCTGCCTTTACCATTCCTTTATTCAATATTCTAGCCGTATTGTCCTTAACCATGTTCAACAAAGAACACGGCAATCTATCCTTCAAAAAAGTAGCCAAAGACGTGGTGAAAAACCCACTGATCATTGGTGTTGTTGTGGGCTCAATATTACTCATCATTCGTGAATTTATACCTAAAGTGGATGGCGAATTGGTTTTCACTATCAAAGCGGATTTACCATTCGTATATCAAGCCGTGAAGTATGTCGCGGACATCGCATCCCCACTAGCCCTCATCGTATTGGGTGGACAGTTTAAATTTAAAGCCCTCGCTAGTATGATGCGTGAAGTTTCTATTGGGGTGATTGGACGTCTCCTATTCGCCCCTGTTTTAGGCTTCTCACTCATTTATTTAGTGGATGTGATCTTCCCTGGTTTTGAAATGAAAAGCAGCTATTTTGCAGGTATGATTGCGTTATTCGCTTCCCCTGTTGCGGTATCCTCAGCGGTCATGGCTTCTGAGATGAAAGCCGACGAATCACTGGCAGCCCAATTGGTCGTTTGGACCTCCTTATTTTCGGTGTTTACCATCTTTGGTATTGTCGTTGTTCTAAGAAGTATCGGACTCATTTAATCCAACACGATTCTCTTTCAAAAGGGAATCGTGTTTTTATTTTGATAATCGTCAAGAATTTGTAAAGTCTGTGTTAAAATAAATACAGTATGAATTACAGAGGTTTTATCGTATGTCATTAGGACAATCGTTCAATCGATTTGAAAAAAAATATTTGGTGACCAAAGCAGAAAAAGACGAACTCGTCGGTTTTTTATCACAGTATTTAACCTTTGACGACTATTCAAAAGACGATTACTACACCATCTATAACATTTATTACGATACGGTCGATCAAAATATCATTAGGCAATCTGTAGATAAACCGCCCTATAAAGCCAAATTGAGACTAAGAAGTTATACCTGTCCTGTCCAACCGACCGATTTGGTATTCTTAGAAATCAAAAAGAAAATCGATGGTAAAGTGACTAAGAGACGGCTCATCATGACCTATGAAGAAGCCAATCGGTTCGTCATGCAGGGGATTAAACCACAGGTGTCTGATTATATGTCTAATCAGGTGCTGAATGAAATTGACTATTATTTGAAATGTAATCGAGTTCAACCGAACTATTACATCGCCTATGAACGCCGAGCGATGGCCGATGCACAAAACCTACTGAGAGTGACCATCGATAGACGTATCGATATACGCCGTGAAGACGTCAGTTTCCTATTGAGCGGCGGACAGTCGTTGTTACCGAAGGATCACTACTTAATTGAAATCAAATCCGGTGAAAATTTCCCGGTATGGTTGGCACACAAATTATCACAAATGAATTTATTTGCGAGAAGCTTTTCTAAATATGGTGAAGCGTATCGTATCAGTATACAAGGAGAAGAATTATAATGGAAAACTTTTTAAAATTACCGATGACGAATATCACTTATACCACCGTCATCATTGTCTTGGTGGTTACCACTGTTTTGGGGATGTTACTATCCTTAGCCCTCGCCTATATTCGCCGTAAAGAAGGGTATGACCGTTCATTTGTGGTTACGTTGATGTTGTTACCACTCATCATTTCAATCATCATTATGTTGGTTTCGGATAACGTTGCGAGAGCGTTCAGTTTAGCTGGTGTATTCACCCTAGTACGTTTTAGAACCACTATCAGCGATACCAAAGACATCACCTTTGTATTTTCAACCGTCGCGATTGGTTTAGCGACTGGGATGGGGTATATTGGGTACGCTTTAATCATCACAGCCTTCATCATCGCGTTGTTGTTATTCATCCATTTTGTAAAACTAGATGAAATCAAAGACAACCATGCGAAACTCAAAATTGTGGTCCCTGAAAGTCTAAATTATGTCGGTGCATTTGAACCCGTATTAAACAATTACTGTATGTATGCGAAACTCAAAAAAGTCAAGACGACTGATTTTGGTACCACATTCGAACTTACCTATTTGATCAATATGAAGAATGGCATCAACCAAAAACTATTCATCGATGATTTAAGGGTCATCAATGGCAATTTAAACATCATATTGACTCAGGAGTATTTAGAAAGAACCGTCGAATAGTTTACCATGAAATCCTTTCAATACCGCATTTCGATTGAAATCGAATTACCACGTCAAACGGTCGTTGAAAAATTATTTGACTACGATCAGTTTGTCAATTATCAAGAACCACCGCTACAGTCATATGCCTTAAAACAAGGTCAATATTTACAGCCAGGCGCCATTGTGGATTTGGTTTATCTGTATAAAAAACAAGAGATTCATATGGCAGAAATCACTGTAGAATGTGATTTGCCTAACAGCATTCATCAATTATTCATCTTAGGTGAAGTAAAGAACAAGTGCATATCTCATTTCATTGATACGAAAAAAGGGACACTTTGGACGATGGACGTGACCTTCCAATTCCCCAAAGACGATGGCCAAGATAAATTAGAGTACATGAAAAAAACCGAAGAAGACATGGTCACTTTTAAACATTACATGGAGAATTTATGATCCGATTAGCGACAATACTAGACATACCAGCCATCCAAGCCATTTATAAAGATGGACGTACACTCATCGCTTCCTATGGTTCACCGCAGTGGCAAAACAACCACCCCGTGGTTGAAATCACTTACGCCGATATCGCACAAAAAGCACTCTATGTGTATGAGGATACAGAGATCTTAGGGGTCATGACCGTATTTGATTATGAACCTACCTATGATGTGATTGAAGGGGCATGGTTGTCCGATTTACCTTATAAAGTCATTCACCGTATCGCAACCAAAGCAGGTCATTACGGTAAAGGTATTTCAGCTGCATTGATCGATTATGTGTTTACCGGTTTACAGGCAAAAAGCATTCGCATCGACACCCATGAATTGAATGTCCCGATGCAAAACCTATTGAAGAAACAGGGATTCACCTATTGTGGGAAAATCTACCTCAATCAAACCACCGACAGGGTGCGTTTGGCTTATCAAAAAGACAAATAATCAAAAAAGTCTTTGACAAATGAATCATATTCATTATAATAGATTATGCGTGGAGGCTTAGCTCAGCGGGAGAGCACTTGCTTGACGTGCAAGGGGTCATGGGTTCAATCCCCTTAGCCTCCACCATTCATCAAGAAAAATACCACTTTACAGTTGATTCTGTTGAGTGGTTTTTATTATATTAATTATATTTGATACTCGTGAATTATGGTGTTAATCTGTAATTATAACCATTTAAATGTTATCAAATTCATTATAAGCATATGTTTATTGTGATAGTTGATGATTCGATTCATTGACATGCTTGAGCAAACCAATTTGAAATTGAAACACTTTACGATAAACTACAGTAAAAAGGGGGCTTTATGATGAAAAAAGTATTATTATTGATTGGATTATTGATGACAATGACATTTATAGTAGGGTGTACCTCTAATACCCCAGAAGTAGAAGAACAGACATTTACACTGGCGGAACTGGCTAATTTCGATGGTCAAAGCGGTCGACAAGCTTATGTCGCAGTAGATGGTGTGGTATATGATGTTACAAATGCAGACAACTGGACGAACGGTTCTCATAATGGTCAACGTTTGGCTGGTACAGATGCATCCGCAGTCATTTTATCGAGTCCACACGGCAAATCTGTACTGGCTGGATTACCAGTGGTAGGCACGTTGATAAACGATTAAAGAAGTTAAATTTTTTATAATGAAATATCGTTCAAATCGATTTATTTGAAAAGATTCTAATTAAATAAAAAAACAATGGTTTTTCGCACCTATAAGCAATTATACGGTGCTTTTTTTTATGTTTTTTTGGAAAATACTTTGAAATTCAAGATATTAAAAACGCTTACAATTTAATGGGGGTTTACAAGGTGGATTGATGGTGCTAAAATAGGTGCATGCACGTATATTTTGAACATCAAAACAACTTATGCGTTAACGGGGGAGATGGTAACCATTCTACCGCGGATCATTATCATACATCGAACATTAAACACCTATCCACGTAGAATACCGGACTGAATTGCTTCACCACAAAAGAGACCAATTATCTTGGGCAAAGCTCATTTTAAGCGAAGGATCTCTGTTGTGTAAACACACTTTATAGAAAGAGAAAGAGAATTATGACCATAAAAGAACTGCAAGCCATCATCAAAGACATTGAGAATTCACCTTTGATGACTTTAGAGCTTGAAATGGAAGATTTCAAACTCAAATTATCGAAAAACAAATTCGAACCAACACCTGTCGTACAAACTGTGAATACACCGGTCGCACCAGTGGTTTCAACACCAGTAACTGCTGCACCGCTATCTGAAGTAAAACAATCCCTAAATACACCTAAAAACACCATTAAATCCCCATTAGTCGGGACATTTTATGCATCCGCAACCATCAATGGCAATCCTTATGTAGAAGTTGGACAACCCGTTAAAAAGGGCCAAGTCGTCTGCATCATTGAAGCGATGAAAATCATGAATGAAATCACCTCACCTTTCGATGGTGTGATCAAAGAGATTTTCGTCAGAAACGGCGAAGTCGTGGGTTATGACCACGAACTGATGGTTGTGTCGGAACATGAAAAATAAAATTTTAATCGCGAACCGTGGCGAGATTGCTGTTAGGATTATCAGAGCAGCCAAAGAACTCGGCATTGAAACGGTCGCCGTCTATTCCTTAGCGGATAAAGACGCACTGCATGTTAAACTCGCGGACGAAGCCGTTTGTATCGGGAAAGAAAAGTCCAAAGAGTCTTATTTGAACATGAATGCAGTGTTATCAGCAGCTGTCGCTACTGGGTGTAATGCCATTCACCCAGGGTACGGTTTTTTATCCGAAAATGCTAAATTTGTTGAAATGGTGGAATCCATCCAAATCAAATTCATCGGCCCCAACTCACAAACCATCCAATTGATTGGTGATAAAGCCAGCGCAAGATCGATTGCGAAAGCCAATGGGGTACCTGTGGTTGAGGGGTCTGATGGGATTTTGGAAGATGTCCACGAAGCCATTAAGATTGCGAAAAAAATTGGATATCCAGTGATGATTAAAGCCACCTCAGGTGGTGGTGGTAAAGGGATCAGTATTGCACGCTCAGATGAAGAACTCATGAGTGCCTTTGAGCGTACCCAATTGGAAGCTTTATCTTCCTTTGGTGACAAATCACTCTACATCGAAAAATTCATCGAATCACCAAAACACATTGAAATCCAAATCATGGGGGACGCCTTTGGTAATGTCGTTCACCTCTTTGAGCGCGACTGTTCAACGCAAAGAAGAAATCAAAAAATGATTGAAGAAGCCCCATCACCTGTATTAAATGAAGTATTGCGTAAAAAAATAGGCCAATCGGCTGTAAAGCTTGCGAAAGCCATCAATTATGAAAACGCCGGTACCATGGAGTTTTTAGTGGACCCTAAAGGTAACTATTATTTCATTGAAATGAATACGAGAATTCAAGTTGAACACCCAGTGACTGAATTGATTACCGGGGTTGACTTGGTTAAAGAACAAATCAAAGTCGCTTATGGCAAGCCATTGTCTTTCAAACAAAAAGACTTGGTTATTTTAGGCCACGCCATTGAGTGCCGTATCAACGCAGAAGACCCAAGTAAGGGCTTCATCCCTACCCCGGGTAAGATTTTAAATGTGTTATTCCCAGGTGGTAATGGGGTTAGAATGGATACCCATATTTATCCAGGGTATGTCGTACCGCCGTTTTATGATTCGATGTTAGCGAAACTCATTGTGTTCGCACCAAATCGTAAAGAAGCGATTAAAAAAATGCGTGTTGCTTTAGAACAGTTTGTCATTGAAGGCATTTCAACCAACATTGAATACCAATATTTGATCATGCATGACTTAGAATTCATCAAGGGTCAATATGACACCGGCTTTATCGCAAAATTCAACGCGAGATACGAGGCGAAGCGCAATGAGTGATTTTATCAGCGAACGCAAGAAGCGTATACAGGAATTTAAAGAACGCTTCCTAAACATCGGTAAAAACAAACCCATCGACATTCCCGATGGGCTCTTCGTTAAATGTGACGAGTGTGGGGCCGCACTCTATGAAAAAGAATTAGAACAAAAACTATCGGTTTGTCCAAACTGTGGACACCATTTTAGAATTGGGGCACGTAAACGCATCACGATTACAGTAGACCCCAACACCTTCTGTGAAGTGGATCAAGACCTCACATCGACCAACCCATTAGAGATGCCAGATTATGAACTCAAAATGGAAAGTGCGAAGAAGCTCACCCATCAAAACGAAGCATTTGTGGGTGGTTCAGCCACGATTTTTGGTTACCCATGTTATATTGGCGTCTTAGACAGCTATTTTATGATGGGTTCTATGGGCAGTGTTGTTGGTGAAAAAGTCACAAGACTGATTGAACGCGCAACCAAAGATAAACGCCCACTCATCCTCTTTTCCGCTTCTGGGGGTGCGCGTATGCAAGAGGGCATCTTGTCTTTGATGCAAATGGCGAAGACCTCTGGGGCTTTATACTATTTGAATCAAGCTGGGGTTTTATTCATCAGCGTTATG includes:
- a CDS encoding DUF1538 domain-containing protein, coding for MKFALLYDKIKESAVAILPVSAIILIISLSIGVDTDDILHFAIGVVLLILGLAIFQIGAFASMVSIAEDIGIYITKRKKLGLFILIAFLVGFMITIAEPALWVLGDQFKAVIPQNVLIFTVAIGVGFFVILALFRILFQVPLRALFIGSYGVLFIIAIAVSMSSPDFIPIAFDSGGVTTGPMAVPFIMALGFGISHARGDRASELDAFGLIGIASIGPILSVLILGLFYQPSAPMVDTSSTLLDYFLSNLIQMAIAILPFILFFVVFQLVAFKLSKNRVIKIFVAFFYTYIGLVLFLTGANGGLVNIGGYIGAYFAENLVMFLIPIGMVFGFMVVSAEPSVVALNHQVEEVSAGAISRKLMMIALSSGVALAIGFALLRVVTGISIWWIILPGYVIALSLTFVSPPIFSYIAFDSGGAVSGAMTSAFLMPLALGASSAIEGLNPLTDAFGLVALVALAPLITIQILGIIAKRKTAHRVVVSVEDEIIDLKGARS
- a CDS encoding AEC family transporter → MSTLWFAINAIMPIVLLIVLGYGLMRVHFFDEKFLKMANRFVFFIALPVLLAKNIYDVRSIDQIEFGIVMIALVGIFLLFLIGLGIVIWLVPKDERKGVVLQCLFRSNFAIIGLPLATSLGGGEAAALVSILAAFTIPLFNILAVLSLTMFNKEHGNLSFKKVAKDVVKNPLIIGVVVGSILLIIREFIPKVDGELVFTIKADLPFVYQAVKYVADIASPLALIVLGGQFKFKALASMMREVSIGVIGRLLFAPVLGFSLIYLVDVIFPGFEMKSSYFAGMIALFASPVAVSSAVMASEMKADESLAAQLVVWTSLFSVFTIFGIVVVLRSIGLI
- a CDS encoding polyphosphate polymerase domain-containing protein, with product MSLGQSFNRFEKKYLVTKAEKDELVGFLSQYLTFDDYSKDDYYTIYNIYYDTVDQNIIRQSVDKPPYKAKLRLRSYTCPVQPTDLVFLEIKKKIDGKVTKRRLIMTYEEANRFVMQGIKPQVSDYMSNQVLNEIDYYLKCNRVQPNYYIAYERRAMADAQNLLRVTIDRRIDIRREDVSFLLSGGQSLLPKDHYLIEIKSGENFPVWLAHKLSQMNLFARSFSKYGEAYRISIQGEEL
- a CDS encoding DUF4956 domain-containing protein; translated protein: MENFLKLPMTNITYTTVIIVLVVTTVLGMLLSLALAYIRRKEGYDRSFVVTLMLLPLIISIIIMLVSDNVARAFSLAGVFTLVRFRTTISDTKDITFVFSTVAIGLATGMGYIGYALIITAFIIALLLFIHFVKLDEIKDNHAKLKIVVPESLNYVGAFEPVLNNYCMYAKLKKVKTTDFGTTFELTYLINMKNGINQKLFIDDLRVINGNLNIILTQEYLERTVE
- a CDS encoding SRPBCC family protein, translated to MKSFQYRISIEIELPRQTVVEKLFDYDQFVNYQEPPLQSYALKQGQYLQPGAIVDLVYLYKKQEIHMAEITVECDLPNSIHQLFILGEVKNKCISHFIDTKKGTLWTMDVTFQFPKDDGQDKLEYMKKTEEDMVTFKHYMENL
- a CDS encoding GNAT family N-acetyltransferase, whose product is MIRLATILDIPAIQAIYKDGRTLIASYGSPQWQNNHPVVEITYADIAQKALYVYEDTEILGVMTVFDYEPTYDVIEGAWLSDLPYKVIHRIATKAGHYGKGISAALIDYVFTGLQAKSIRIDTHELNVPMQNLLKKQGFTYCGKIYLNQTTDRVRLAYQKDK
- a CDS encoding cytochrome b5 domain-containing protein, whose product is MTFIVGCTSNTPEVEEQTFTLAELANFDGQSGRQAYVAVDGVVYDVTNADNWTNGSHNGQRLAGTDASAVILSSPHGKSVLAGLPVVGTLIND
- the accB gene encoding acetyl-CoA carboxylase biotin carboxyl carrier protein, with amino-acid sequence MTIKELQAIIKDIENSPLMTLELEMEDFKLKLSKNKFEPTPVVQTVNTPVAPVVSTPVTAAPLSEVKQSLNTPKNTIKSPLVGTFYASATINGNPYVEVGQPVKKGQVVCIIEAMKIMNEITSPFDGVIKEIFVRNGEVVGYDHELMVVSEHEK
- the accC gene encoding acetyl-CoA carboxylase biotin carboxylase subunit, with the translated sequence MKNKILIANRGEIAVRIIRAAKELGIETVAVYSLADKDALHVKLADEAVCIGKEKSKESYLNMNAVLSAAVATGCNAIHPGYGFLSENAKFVEMVESIQIKFIGPNSQTIQLIGDKASARSIAKANGVPVVEGSDGILEDVHEAIKIAKKIGYPVMIKATSGGGGKGISIARSDEELMSAFERTQLEALSSFGDKSLYIEKFIESPKHIEIQIMGDAFGNVVHLFERDCSTQRRNQKMIEEAPSPVLNEVLRKKIGQSAVKLAKAINYENAGTMEFLVDPKGNYYFIEMNTRIQVEHPVTELITGVDLVKEQIKVAYGKPLSFKQKDLVILGHAIECRINAEDPSKGFIPTPGKILNVLFPGGNGVRMDTHIYPGYVVPPFYDSMLAKLIVFAPNRKEAIKKMRVALEQFVIEGISTNIEYQYLIMHDLEFIKGQYDTGFIAKFNARYEAKRNE
- the accD gene encoding acetyl-CoA carboxylase, carboxyltransferase subunit beta produces the protein MSDFISERKKRIQEFKERFLNIGKNKPIDIPDGLFVKCDECGAALYEKELEQKLSVCPNCGHHFRIGARKRITITVDPNTFCEVDQDLTSTNPLEMPDYELKMESAKKLTHQNEAFVGGSATIFGYPCYIGVLDSYFMMGSMGSVVGEKVTRLIERATKDKRPLILFSASGGARMQEGILSLMQMAKTSGALYYLNQAGVLFISVMTNPTTGGVAASFASLGDINIAEKTATIGFAGARVIKQTIKQDLPPHFQTAEFQLDKGQVDLVLSRHDIRPTLAKLLLFHGGQHV